In the Engystomops pustulosus chromosome 2, aEngPut4.maternal, whole genome shotgun sequence genome, one interval contains:
- the LOC140116837 gene encoding cystatin-A-like codes for MAQIRGVQRPPVLVGGLGEEKSADSEVQELVDEIKPEFLNKCRINVTKFKATKYKTQVVAGTNYFVKVKVGGGRCIHLRIFKPPPHTGEKPSLTRFQLCRRKEDPIWSF; via the exons ATGGCTCAGATTCGTGGAGTTCAACGACCCCCAGTTCTGGTGGGAGGACTGGGTGAAGAAAAGTCGGCGGACTCAGAGGTGCAGGAGCTCGTAGACGAG ATAAAACCTGAATTTCTGAACAAATGTCGGATTAATGTTACAAAGTTTAAGGCCACCAAGTATAAAACGCAAGTTGTTGCTGGAACAAATTACTTTGTGAAG gTGAAGGTCGGAGGGGGTCGGTGCATTCATCTGAGAATCTTCAAGCCTCCGCCTCACACCGGAGAGAAGCCGAGTCTCACACGTTTCCAGCTGTGCAGGAGAAAGGAAGATCCCATATGGAGTTTTTAG